A genome region from Labrus mixtus chromosome 9, fLabMix1.1, whole genome shotgun sequence includes the following:
- the LOC132980657 gene encoding galaxin-like: MSSNHECCGQKGQYDKMTQRCCLVDDALKIRPINSTCSEELSMSALCGQKTYDERNELCCESTLVAKPTPASKCCGNETYDEDNQLCCGLNEKKRLKRMSSNHECCGQKGQYDKMTQRCCLVDNALKIRPINSTCSEELSMSALCGQKTYDERNELCCESTLVAKPTPASKCCGNETYDEDNQLCCGLNEKKRLKRMSSNHECCGQKGQYDKMTQRCCLVDNALKIRPINSTCSEELSSQGNIDPTVNNPCSHVCCAGCISERKSLDQGCGATQNSLAQHKVLCFDLETDRKDGEECSDIDVPYLQSKGTICCNKFHDSPGQHCCGTELYNPHREICCNGHRHSKEENKRCCGVQAYDIKNKQKKCCAGTLYHLSSKISAHEAQCCGSSLQKSLDICCSNEHKEVLYLAKTGFRCCGHLYYNTSLWSCCAGKLSPVHKPGQRHGRSIKEPRLVSMSNLNEEDLCKEMFIGTVDSVSLHSIVFSSVFKIFGRNATVIHLPSTHVLRAPDHCNSPKLILGKTCFFDQVHVFTDFTHDSLHQSLHFIISKCYRP; encoded by the exons ATGTCCAGTAACCACGAGTGTTGTGGACAGAAGGGCCAGTACGACAAAATGACTCAGCGCTGCTGTTTGGTGGATGACGCTTTAAAGATACGACCTATTAATTCCACATGCTCTGAGGAATTGTCGA TGTCAGCTCTCTGTGGACAGAAGACGTATGACGAACGCAACGAACTGTGCTGTGAATCAACTCTAGTAGCCAAACCAACACCAGCTTCCAAATGCTGCGGTAATG AGACATATGATGAAGACAACCAGTTGTGTTGTGGTCTTAATGAAAAGAAGCGCCTGAAGAGAATGTCCAGTAACCACGAGTGTTGTGGACAGAAGGGCCAGTACGACAAAATGACTCAGCGCTGCTGTTTGGTGGATAACGCTTTAAAGATACGACCTATTAATTCCACATGCTCTGAGGAATTGTCGA TGTCAGCTCTCTGTGGACAGAAGACGTATGACGAACGCAACGAACTGTGCTGTGAATCAACTCTAGTCGCCAAACCAACACCAGCTTCCAAATGCTGCGGTAATG AGACATATGATGAAGACAACCAGTTGTGTTGTGGTCTTAATGAAAAGAAGCGCCTGAAGAGAATGTCCAGTAACCACGAGTGTTGTGGACAGAAGGGCCAGTACGACAAAATGACTCAGCGCTGCTGTTTGGTGGATAACGCTTTAAAGATACGACCTATTAATTCCACATGCTCTGAGGAATTGTCGA GTCAGGGTAATATTGACCCCACTGTGAACAACCCATGTTCACATGTCTGCTGTGCTGGCTGTATATCTGAGCGGAAGTCTTTGGATCAG ggCTGCGGAGCGACGCAGAACAGCTTGGCACAGCACAAAGTCCTCTGTTTTGATCTGGAAACAGATAGAAAGGATGGAGAGGAGTGTTCAGACATCGATGTTCCTTACCTCCAATCTAAAGGGACTATATGTTGTAACAAGTTTCATGACTCACCAGGACAACACTGCTGTGGGACAGAACTCTACAATCCTCATAGAGAGATCTGCTGCAATGGACACAG ACAttccaaagaagaaaacaagcgCTGCTGTGGGGTTCAAGCCTACGACATTaagaacaaacagaagaagtgCTGCGCAGGGACACTGTACCACCTGTCATCTAAAATTTCGGCACATGAAGCACAATGCTGCGGATCCAGCTTGCAGAAATCATTG GACATTTGCTGCTCAAATGAACACAAGGAGGTGCTCTACCTTGCCAAGACGGGATTCAGATGCTGTGGTCACCTCTACTACAACACGTCTCTGTGGTCATGTTGTGCAGGGAAACTGAGCCCGGTCCACAAACCAGGACAACGTCATGGCAGGTCGATTAAAG aaccCAGACTTGTATCGATGAGCAACCTGAATGAAGAAGATCTCTGCAAAGAAA TGTTTATCGGGACTGTGGACAGTGTGTCTCTGCACAGCATcgtgttcagcagtgtgttcaAAATCTTTGGAAGAAATGCCACTGTGATACATCTGCCCTCAACTCACGTCCTGAGAGCACCCGATCACTGCAACTCCCCAAAACTGATCCTTGGGAAAACCTGCTTTTTTGATCAAGTTCATGTCTTCACTGATTTCACCCATGACTCTCTTCACCAGTCCCTCCATTTTATTATTTCCAAATGTTATCGTCCTTAA